The Pseudomonas triclosanedens genome has a window encoding:
- a CDS encoding attachment protein — MSRLVAAALFLLLLISRTSLAESYYWKPLEAGGSVKYPDIFSACQDSTARWNAAHPDMPTGTYTKFVMLSAEQANCRGRSSASPDFSLGLVVRGGNGCDEGTEYDAQTGACKAPPRDCTGTQGEPFPAKGPDSPVISSGGRNYIADSGAPTACYEQCQYTSETGRSTSCYFVKGSTTQGFCNYILNGTGENCPADAYQFSETGDQLNPPTDPADPSVPPSDPNDPGCPEGWAWSGTTCVKADPSNPGDGSGEGEGDGNSGGGNPGGGDGSGSGDGDGSGTGDGDGTGNGTGDGDGSGNGNGDGDGEGEGEGQCDPAKDPNGCQGQGPSGTLSEPEAGSWDEANQEWDQKIQDAKKELKDAVKGSIDQLKGAFDLQLSTGGGQLPCEAINVWGKSYRLCVADYSSQLSYLRLALLLMAALIAAFIILKE; from the coding sequence ATGTCTCGTCTCGTAGCCGCCGCGCTGTTTCTGCTGCTCCTGATCAGCCGCACCAGTCTTGCGGAGTCCTATTACTGGAAGCCATTGGAGGCCGGGGGGAGTGTTAAATATCCCGACATCTTCTCCGCCTGCCAGGACTCGACTGCACGCTGGAATGCCGCGCACCCGGACATGCCGACAGGCACTTACACCAAGTTCGTGATGCTCTCCGCCGAACAGGCCAACTGCCGTGGGCGTAGCAGCGCCTCCCCTGACTTTTCCCTGGGCCTGGTTGTTCGCGGCGGCAACGGCTGCGATGAAGGGACCGAATACGACGCCCAGACCGGCGCCTGCAAAGCGCCCCCACGTGATTGCACCGGGACCCAGGGCGAACCGTTCCCCGCCAAGGGCCCGGACTCACCCGTCATCAGCTCCGGTGGCCGCAACTACATCGCCGACAGCGGCGCCCCCACGGCCTGCTACGAGCAATGCCAGTACACCAGCGAAACGGGGCGCTCCACGAGCTGCTACTTCGTCAAAGGCTCCACCACCCAGGGCTTCTGCAATTACATCCTGAATGGCACCGGGGAGAACTGCCCCGCCGACGCCTACCAGTTTTCCGAGACCGGCGACCAGCTCAACCCGCCGACCGACCCCGCCGACCCCTCCGTACCGCCCTCCGATCCCAACGACCCCGGCTGCCCGGAGGGGTGGGCATGGTCTGGAACCACCTGCGTCAAAGCCGACCCCTCCAACCCGGGCGATGGCAGCGGCGAGGGCGAGGGTGATGGCAACTCAGGTGGCGGCAATCCCGGCGGTGGCGATGGCTCCGGTTCGGGTGATGGCGACGGCTCCGGCACAGGCGACGGCGATGGAACCGGCAACGGCACAGGCGACGGCGATGGCTCCGGCAATGGCAACGGAGACGGCGACGGAGAGGGTGAAGGCGAAGGCCAATGCGACCCCGCCAAAGACCCCAACGGCTGCCAGGGCCAAGGCCCCTCCGGCACCCTGAGCGAGCCCGAGGCCGGTAGCTGGGACGAGGCCAACCAGGAATGGGACCAGAAGATTCAGGACGCCAAGAAAGAACTCAAGGACGCGGTCAAGGGCAGCATCGACCAGCTCAAGGGCGCCTTCGATCTCCAGCTCTCCACCGGCGGCGGCCAACTGCCCTGTGAGGCCATCAACGTCTGGGGCAAATCCTACCGCCTGTGCGTCGCCGACTACTCCTCCCAACTCTCCTACCTGCGTCTGGCGCTGCTGCTCATGGCCGCGCTGATCGCGGCGTTCATCATCCTGAAGGAGTGA
- a CDS encoding major capsid protein, which yields MKGMKQQIAQFNPIRSFRNLCIAGAVTAASAAPAFAIDTSAVESAIDTGKTNMETIGTAVVGALVILAVAGLIYSMLRKA from the coding sequence ATGAAAGGCATGAAACAACAGATCGCCCAGTTCAACCCGATCCGCTCGTTCCGCAACCTGTGCATTGCCGGGGCCGTCACTGCCGCCAGCGCCGCGCCGGCCTTCGCCATCGACACCAGCGCGGTGGAATCGGCCATCGACACCGGCAAGACCAACATGGAAACCATCGGCACCGCCGTTGTGGGCGCCCTGGTCATCCTGGCGGTAGCCGGCCTGATCTACAGCATGCTGCGCAAGGCGTAA